The following proteins are encoded in a genomic region of Dioscorea cayenensis subsp. rotundata cultivar TDr96_F1 chromosome 8, TDr96_F1_v2_PseudoChromosome.rev07_lg8_w22 25.fasta, whole genome shotgun sequence:
- the LOC120266619 gene encoding macrophage migration inhibitory factor homolog yields the protein MPTLNLSTNVPVDAVVASDILKDATKIVAKIIGKPESYVMILLNGGVPMAFAGTEEPAAYGELISIGGLDASVNGKLSSALADILETKLSIDSSRFYIKFYDVQRSFFGFNGSTF from the exons ATGCCAACTTTAAACCTCAGCACCAACGTCCCCGTCGACGCCGTGGTGGCCTCCGACATCCTCAAGGACGCCACTAAGATCGTCGCCAAGATCATTGGGAAGCCGGAATCT TATGTGATGATTTTGCTGAATGGAGGAGTACCCATGGCCTTTGCCGGGACTGAAGAACCAGCTGCATATGGAGAATTAATATCTATCGGTGGCCTTGACGCCAGTGTAAATGGCAAGCTAAGCTCAGCTCTTGCAGATATCCTTGAAACCAAGCTCTCTATTGACAGTTCAAGGTTTTACATCAAGTTTTATGATGTTCAG CGGTCCTTCTTCGGCTTCAATGGCTCAACATTTTAA